The following proteins are co-located in the Bacteroidota bacterium genome:
- a CDS encoding carboxypeptidase M32 gives MSNTYTEFITEVQSIADISFAAGVLNWDQETYMPAGGAALRARQLATLAGLVHERATGGKLGGLLDVLANDTTLDAVQRCNVKYVNKQYQRALKLPRDFVVEMSRTVSEALSVWHQAKPAGDFAAFAPHLEKIVALKRRECELLGYTAHPYDALLDEFEPGLTTAEVEQLFADVRKDLVPFVKEIAARPPLTNDLLKKYYPKDKQFAFSETLLRLIGFDFETGRQDISLHPFTINFGANDVRVTTKIDEHNLSDMFTGTIHEGGHALYEQGLPASGYGLPAGEYVSLGIHESQSRLWENNVGRSLEFCQTVMPKLQEAFPEQLAGESAHELFKSLNVVRPSLIRIMADELTYHFHIMVRFETEKALIEGSLAVKDVPEFWNSRVREYLGIDVPDNGAGCLQDVHWSHGSLGYFPTYSIGSFYAAQFFAAASAQIDGLSDKIARGEFTELLQWLRTHIHSHGKQYTARELCERITGEPLSFSYFMAYARKKYSSLYAL, from the coding sequence ATGTCAAACACCTATACCGAATTTATTACTGAAGTACAGTCAATAGCCGATATTTCTTTTGCGGCAGGTGTATTAAACTGGGATCAGGAAACCTATATGCCTGCGGGCGGAGCGGCTCTGCGCGCGCGCCAGCTGGCCACACTGGCAGGTCTTGTGCACGAACGCGCCACCGGCGGCAAACTTGGCGGTTTGCTTGATGTGCTGGCAAACGACACCACACTAGATGCCGTGCAGCGCTGCAACGTAAAGTATGTAAACAAACAATACCAGCGGGCCCTGAAACTTCCGCGTGATTTTGTGGTGGAAATGAGCCGCACCGTGTCGGAAGCACTCAGCGTATGGCATCAGGCCAAACCTGCGGGCGATTTTGCCGCGTTTGCACCGCACCTCGAAAAAATTGTGGCGCTCAAACGCCGTGAATGTGAGTTGCTGGGCTATACCGCACACCCTTACGATGCCCTGCTTGATGAATTTGAACCCGGCCTCACCACTGCCGAGGTGGAACAGCTTTTTGCCGATGTACGCAAAGATCTGGTGCCGTTTGTGAAGGAAATTGCCGCCCGGCCGCCACTTACCAACGATCTGCTCAAAAAATATTATCCGAAAGACAAGCAGTTTGCCTTCAGCGAAACACTGCTCCGGCTCATCGGCTTTGATTTCGAAACCGGCAGGCAGGATATTTCGCTGCATCCGTTTACAATAAACTTCGGAGCGAACGATGTGCGCGTAACGACAAAAATTGATGAGCACAATCTTTCCGATATGTTCACCGGCACCATTCACGAGGGTGGCCATGCGCTTTACGAGCAGGGCTTGCCGGCCAGCGGCTACGGACTTCCTGCAGGTGAATATGTATCGCTGGGTATTCACGAGTCGCAATCGCGTTTGTGGGAAAATAATGTAGGACGTAGTCTGGAGTTTTGCCAAACGGTAATGCCCAAACTGCAGGAAGCGTTTCCCGAGCAACTTGCCGGCGAAAGTGCGCACGAACTTTTCAAATCGCTCAATGTGGTGCGTCCTTCGCTCATCCGCATCATGGCCGACGAGCTTACGTATCATTTCCATATCATGGTTCGGTTTGAAACGGAAAAAGCATTGATCGAAGGCAGCCTCGCCGTGAAGGATGTGCCTGAATTCTGGAACAGCCGCGTGCGCGAATATTTAGGCATTGACGTGCCCGACAACGGCGCCGGCTGCTTGCAGGATGTACATTGGTCGCACGGCAGCCTGGGCTATTTCCCCACCTACTCCATTGGCAGCTTTTACGCCGCACAGTTTTTCGCCGCAGCTTCAGCTCAAATTGATGGACTTAGCGATAAAATTGCACGAGGTGAGTTTACTGAACTCCTCCAATGGCTGCGCACACACATACACAGCCACGGCAAACAATACACTGCCCGCGAACTTTGCGAACGTATTACGGGAGAGCCGCTCTCGTTCAGCTATTTCATGGCGTATGCGCGAAAAAAATACAGCAGCCTCTACGCGCTCTGA
- a CDS encoding DUF423 domain-containing protein, whose product MKVNWMLKGALLAGLSVALGAFAAHGLEKHLESGLMTERQLHNFETAARYQMYHALAIVVCALLLRQPATRMLKAAPWLFAAGILLFSGSLYLLSVRDIIGLENWQWLGPVTPLGGLCFMAGWVLLALGSFNRKSS is encoded by the coding sequence ATGAAAGTGAACTGGATGCTGAAAGGGGCATTGCTGGCCGGATTGTCTGTTGCGCTGGGCGCATTTGCGGCACACGGGCTTGAAAAACACCTCGAATCAGGTTTAATGACGGAGCGGCAACTGCACAATTTTGAAACGGCGGCCCGCTATCAGATGTATCATGCACTTGCCATCGTGGTTTGTGCGCTGTTGCTGCGCCAGCCTGCCACGCGTATGCTTAAAGCGGCACCCTGGCTGTTTGCGGCGGGCATTTTGCTGTTCTCTGGTTCACTTTATCTGCTAAGCGTTCGCGATATCATCGGACTGGAAAACTGGCAATGGCTGGGACCGGTTACGCCATTGGGCGGATTGTGCTTTATGGCTGGCTGGGTGCTGCTGGCACTGGGTAGTTTCAATCGAAAATCATCATAA
- a CDS encoding YceI family protein, with the protein MATKWSLDPSHSELQFKVKHLMITNVTGQLNMISGEVEAADATFNGARVNFTADLNSINTGSEQRDGHLKSPDFFDTEKYPAIRFESSNYNASEGKISGNLTIRDVTKPVTLDVEFSGTNKDPWGNQKAGFSVSGKINRTDFGLNWNAALETGGVLVSEEVKLQAELQFVHSAN; encoded by the coding sequence ATGGCAACAAAATGGTCACTCGATCCTTCGCACAGCGAACTTCAGTTTAAAGTAAAACACCTGATGATTACCAATGTAACTGGTCAGTTAAACATGATCAGCGGTGAGGTAGAAGCAGCTGACGCCACATTTAACGGGGCGCGTGTAAACTTTACAGCCGATCTGAATTCGATTAATACCGGCAGCGAGCAGCGCGACGGACACCTGAAAAGTCCTGATTTCTTTGATACAGAGAAGTATCCAGCAATCCGTTTTGAAAGCAGCAATTACAATGCTTCAGAAGGTAAAATTTCGGGCAACCTTACCATCCGCGATGTAACCAAACCGGTTACGCTTGACGTGGAGTTTTCGGGCACCAATAAAGATCCCTGGGGCAACCAGAAAGCGGGTTTTTCGGTATCGGGAAAAATTAACCGCACCGATTTTGGCTTGAACTGGAATGCTGCACTTGAAACAGGTGGCGTGCTGGTGAGCGAAGAAGTTAAACTTCAGGCTGAACTCCAGTTTGTGCATTCGGCCAACTAA
- a CDS encoding saccharopine dehydrogenase NADP-binding domain-containing protein, with protein MKHLLVIGAGRSSSSLITYLLQHAAAENWQVRVGDMNGAAAVQKVSGSDRGTGFGFDINDAAQRETEIAAADLVVSMLPAFMHGAVARDCVRLGKHLVTASYVSDEMRALHAEAKEKGIVLLNETGLDPGIDHMSAMQIIDRIRHEGGVLSAFYSYCGGLVAPESNDNPWGYKFSWNPRNVILAGQGTAQYIENGQYKYLPYSRLFSSATRIEVEGHGSFDAYANRDSLSYRSVYGIDDIPTLLRGTLRMPGYCKAWNVFVQLGLTDDTWKIHHASQLTYAQLVEAFLPAGNGSLQSRLATFTGLAEDSEEMKMVMWTGMLSDEKIPLDEASPAQILQHLLEQKWLLRPGDKDMIVMQHIFEYTLNGKSHRLKSSLVAKGDDEVQTAMAKTVGLPAAMAVRRILRGEFTRTGVCVPVTPDIYEPVLEELQAYGINFEEKEETI; from the coding sequence ATGAAACATCTACTTGTTATCGGAGCCGGACGTTCGTCGTCGTCGTTAATTACCTATTTGCTACAGCATGCCGCTGCCGAAAACTGGCAGGTGCGCGTGGGCGATATGAACGGTGCTGCCGCTGTGCAAAAAGTAAGCGGATCAGACCGGGGCACCGGTTTTGGTTTTGATATAAACGATGCCGCACAGCGCGAAACTGAAATTGCGGCGGCTGATCTGGTGGTTTCAATGCTGCCGGCGTTTATGCACGGTGCCGTAGCGCGCGATTGTGTGCGGCTGGGAAAACACCTCGTTACCGCTTCATATGTTTCTGATGAAATGCGTGCGCTGCATGCCGAAGCGAAAGAAAAAGGAATTGTACTGCTCAACGAAACCGGCCTCGACCCGGGTATCGACCACATGTCGGCCATGCAAATTATCGACCGCATACGCCATGAGGGTGGTGTGCTTTCTGCCTTTTATTCCTACTGCGGCGGACTGGTTGCACCCGAGTCGAACGACAATCCCTGGGGCTATAAGTTTTCGTGGAACCCGCGCAATGTAATTCTGGCCGGGCAGGGCACAGCGCAGTATATCGAAAACGGGCAGTACAAATATTTGCCCTACAGCCGCCTTTTCAGCAGCGCCACCCGCATCGAAGTAGAAGGCCACGGCAGCTTTGATGCCTATGCAAACCGCGATTCGCTTTCGTACCGCAGTGTGTATGGCATTGATGATATTCCCACCCTGCTGCGCGGTACGTTACGCATGCCCGGCTACTGCAAGGCCTGGAATGTATTTGTACAGCTCGGTCTTACCGACGATACCTGGAAAATTCACCACGCTTCGCAACTTACCTATGCACAATTGGTAGAAGCGTTTCTGCCTGCCGGAAACGGTAGTCTGCAAAGCCGACTGGCCACATTTACGGGACTTGCCGAAGACAGTGAGGAAATGAAAATGGTAATGTGGACCGGCATGCTCAGCGACGAAAAAATTCCGCTCGACGAGGCAAGCCCGGCACAAATTCTTCAGCACCTGCTCGAACAAAAATGGCTGCTTCGCCCCGGCGATAAAGACATGATTGTGATGCAGCATATTTTCGAATACACACTAAACGGCAAGTCACATCGGCTGAAATCATCGCTGGTAGCCAAGGGCGATGATGAAGTACAAACTGCAATGGCGAAAACCGTAGGTCTGCCCGCTGCAATGGCTGTGCGCCGCATACTGCGCGGTGAGTTCACACGCACTGGTGTATGTGTACCCGTTACGCCCGATATCTACGAGCCCGTGCTTGAAGAACTGCAAGCATACGGAATCAACTTTGAAGAAAAAGAAGAAACGATTTAA
- a CDS encoding N-acetylmuramoyl-L-alanine amidase, translated as MRRIVKSPLLRLFTAAALLLVAGAFALQSQPEQKKIKVVCIDPGHGGKDPGCHGDHAKEKDVALAVALQLGKYINEHFPDVKVVYTRKTDVFVELNERAAIANRNNADLFICIHCNSACVRDKRTKKDVCNETAQGSETYVMGLHKNNGNLEVAKRENDAALFEDDYQNKYNMNIASDEAIIILSTYQNMYQKQSTRFAELCQEQFAQRAGRVNKGVKQAGFLVLWKTSMPSVLIETGFLTNPAEERFLASAKGQTYMASSIFRAFRVWKDEVEGTKKQYADALETEKPYEISPDDTAGLRKPADHVANRNNPPPPVNNTNTPVQSKDSAGKPAAAVTGAVVYRVQILSSDKQLNSGAAQFKGVKDIWSYKDKGVWKYTAGSYSTQAEAVKRQAELRKNGFEQAFVVVFDEHGNRITFDEAKKRGSK; from the coding sequence ATGCGAAGGATTGTTAAAAGCCCGTTGCTCCGCCTGTTTACTGCAGCAGCCCTGTTGCTGGTAGCCGGCGCCTTTGCGCTGCAGTCACAGCCCGAACAGAAAAAAATAAAAGTGGTATGTATCGATCCCGGCCACGGTGGTAAAGATCCCGGCTGCCACGGCGATCATGCTAAAGAGAAGGATGTGGCCCTGGCCGTGGCCCTGCAGCTTGGCAAATACATCAATGAGCATTTTCCCGATGTAAAAGTGGTGTACACCCGCAAAACCGACGTGTTTGTAGAACTTAACGAACGCGCCGCAATTGCCAACCGCAACAACGCTGATCTATTTATCTGCATCCACTGCAACTCGGCCTGCGTACGCGATAAACGCACCAAAAAGGATGTATGCAACGAAACCGCCCAGGGCTCGGAAACTTACGTAATGGGTTTGCATAAAAACAACGGCAACCTTGAAGTAGCCAAGCGCGAAAACGATGCGGCTTTGTTTGAAGACGATTACCAGAACAAATACAACATGAACATTGCTTCTGATGAGGCTATTATTATTCTCAGTACCTATCAGAACATGTATCAGAAGCAAAGCACCCGTTTTGCCGAGCTTTGTCAGGAACAGTTTGCCCAGCGCGCAGGTCGTGTAAACAAAGGCGTAAAACAGGCCGGCTTTCTGGTGCTCTGGAAAACCAGCATGCCCTCAGTGCTCATCGAAACAGGCTTCCTTACCAATCCGGCCGAAGAACGTTTTCTTGCCTCAGCCAAAGGTCAAACCTACATGGCCTCAAGCATTTTCCGCGCCTTCCGCGTATGGAAAGATGAAGTGGAAGGCACCAAAAAGCAATATGCCGACGCGCTTGAAACCGAAAAACCCTACGAAATTTCGCCCGATGACACTGCCGGCCTGCGCAAACCTGCTGATCACGTGGCTAACCGGAACAATCCGCCGCCTCCCGTAAATAATACAAATACACCGGTACAATCCAAAGATTCGGCCGGAAAACCTGCCGCTGCCGTTACTGGTGCCGTGGTGTATCGGGTGCAGATTCTTTCATCAGACAAACAGCTCAACTCCGGCGCTGCGCAGTTTAAAGGGGTAAAAGACATCTGGAGCTATAAAGATAAAGGTGTATGGAAATACACCGCAGGCAGTTATTCCACGCAGGCCGAGGCCGTGAAGCGACAGGCTGAATTGCGCAAAAACGGATTTGAGCAGGCGTTTGTGGTGGTGTTTGACGAACACGGCAACCGCATTACGTTTGACGAAGCGAAGAAGCGCGGCAGCAAATGA
- a CDS encoding FAD-dependent oxidoreductase gives MHRKEALTRIALGIPAALLFPHLFAACKEKDLLDGQTYNGRVIVVGAGAAGLYAACLLQQRGAEVTLLEAAGVYGGRVRPLDGFSDFTIELGAEIIHGERSVWHNLVQHAGAGLVTGGFEDYIRLDGQTRAFSQVENDADLKRVEEITDDLQNYNGADITVEQYLQQLGLPQRVMPYANAIIGNDYATSNSRLGLRGVAQGDRNWAAGDKDIMLKDRSFLSILEDAVQPILDKVRLNTRVVTINYSASVITLTDQNGVSYTADKVVVAVPLTILRDGDIVFNPPLGQEKTAAFSRIGMGAGMKVIMKFATRFWPSDTGYIYSDGVVPVYWNTGLGGRSTANNVLTAFVHGEKAEFLIAQGNNLVNTILQDLDNLFGAGAATGSLQNAQVMNWTAEPYIRGAYSYPIPGGDGARELIAAPVAGKIFFAGEATHTAGHFATLHGALETGMRAAAEILKSVQ, from the coding sequence ATGCACCGTAAAGAAGCCCTCACACGAATCGCCCTCGGCATTCCGGCGGCTCTGCTTTTTCCTCATCTCTTCGCAGCCTGCAAAGAAAAAGACCTTCTCGACGGACAAACCTACAATGGCCGCGTAATTGTAGTGGGCGCAGGTGCAGCCGGACTTTACGCAGCCTGCCTTTTGCAGCAGCGCGGCGCCGAGGTAACACTGCTTGAAGCCGCTGGTGTGTATGGCGGACGTGTGCGGCCGCTTGATGGGTTCAGTGATTTCACCATCGAACTGGGCGCCGAAATCATTCACGGCGAACGCTCAGTCTGGCACAACCTTGTGCAGCATGCAGGCGCCGGTTTGGTTACGGGCGGGTTTGAAGATTATATCCGGCTCGACGGACAAACACGCGCATTCAGCCAGGTGGAAAATGATGCCGACCTGAAACGTGTGGAAGAAATAACTGACGATCTGCAAAACTATAACGGCGCGGATATTACGGTTGAACAATACCTTCAGCAACTTGGGCTGCCGCAGCGGGTTATGCCTTACGCCAACGCTATAATCGGCAACGATTATGCCACAAGCAACAGCCGGCTTGGCCTGCGTGGTGTAGCACAGGGCGACCGCAACTGGGCGGCCGGCGATAAAGACATTATGCTGAAAGACCGTTCGTTTCTCTCCATACTCGAAGATGCAGTGCAACCCATACTTGATAAAGTACGGCTAAACACCCGCGTGGTAACTATCAATTATTCGGCTTCGGTAATTACGCTTACCGACCAGAACGGAGTCAGCTATACCGCTGACAAAGTAGTGGTGGCTGTGCCGCTAACCATTCTGCGCGATGGCGATATTGTATTTAATCCGCCGCTCGGACAGGAGAAAACCGCTGCGTTTTCGCGCATTGGCATGGGTGCGGGCATGAAAGTAATTATGAAGTTTGCCACGCGTTTCTGGCCCTCAGATACCGGCTACATTTACAGCGATGGTGTGGTGCCCGTGTACTGGAATACCGGTCTTGGCGGGCGCAGTACGGCAAACAATGTACTTACCGCATTTGTACACGGCGAAAAAGCCGAGTTTCTGATTGCACAGGGCAACAACTTAGTGAATACAATTTTACAGGATCTCGATAATTTGTTTGGTGCCGGCGCGGCAACAGGCTCACTGCAAAATGCACAGGTGATGAACTGGACGGCCGAGCCTTACATCCGCGGAGCCTACTCCTATCCCATTCCCGGCGGCGATGGTGCCCGCGAATTGATTGCGGCACCGGTTGCCGGTAAAATTTTCTTTGCCGGCGAAGCCACGCACACGGCCGGACATTTTGCCACCTTACACGGCGCGCTGGAAACCGGCATGCGTGCGGCTGCAGAAATTTTAAAATCGGTGCAGTAA
- a CDS encoding TIGR00730 family Rossman fold protein, whose translation MTNEERIRRAFAEKDWHEIKSGDSWLIFKIMSEFVEGFEKMARIGPCVSIFGSARTKPDNPYYKLAEEIAEKLCREGYGVITGGGPGIMEAANKGAKTGGGKSVGLNIRLPFEQSGNIYVDPDKSINFDYFFVRKTIFLKYSQGFIGMPGGFGTLDELFEALTLVQTSKIANFPVVLVGSAYWSGLVDWIRETLLEREHNISAADLNLFHVVDTADEAVHIINSFYERYLLKPNF comes from the coding sequence ATGACCAACGAAGAAAGAATAAGACGCGCTTTTGCAGAAAAAGACTGGCACGAAATCAAATCAGGCGATTCGTGGCTCATTTTCAAAATCATGTCGGAATTTGTAGAGGGATTTGAAAAAATGGCACGCATTGGTCCTTGTGTGTCTATTTTCGGATCAGCCCGCACCAAACCTGATAATCCGTATTACAAACTGGCCGAAGAAATTGCCGAAAAACTCTGCCGCGAAGGCTATGGCGTTATTACCGGCGGTGGCCCGGGTATTATGGAAGCAGCCAATAAAGGCGCCAAAACAGGTGGCGGAAAATCGGTAGGACTCAATATCCGTTTGCCGTTTGAGCAATCGGGCAATATTTACGTGGATCCCGACAAGAGTATCAATTTCGATTACTTCTTTGTACGTAAAACCATATTCCTGAAATATTCGCAGGGATTCATCGGTATGCCGGGAGGTTTTGGCACGCTCGATGAATTGTTTGAGGCGTTAACGCTTGTGCAGACATCCAAAATTGCCAATTTTCCCGTGGTGCTGGTTGGTTCGGCTTACTGGAGCGGGCTGGTGGACTGGATTCGTGAAACGCTGCTTGAGCGCGAGCACAACATCAGTGCGGCCGACCTGAATTTATTTCATGTGGTAGATACTGCCGATGAGGCGGTACACATCATTAATAGTTTCTATGAGCGTTACCTGCTCAAACCCAACTTTTAA
- a CDS encoding YdeI/OmpD-associated family protein has product MKDPETHLGYPAFHFRSAGELRKWLENNHAKSNAVFVVMYRKESEVKSVHWDELVNEVICFGWIDGKRTRRNHESFYQYISPRNPKSHWSKINKAKVERLLSENKIAPAGLAMIELAKKTGTWNALDKVDALELPDDLLNALKKNKKANEYFHAFPPSAKKLILWWIMNAKRPETRQKRIDETVTLAEKNVRANQYQAKGKI; this is encoded by the coding sequence ATGAAAGATCCGGAAACTCACCTCGGCTATCCGGCTTTTCACTTCCGTTCGGCAGGTGAATTGCGGAAATGGCTGGAGAACAATCACGCCAAATCCAATGCCGTGTTTGTGGTGATGTACCGCAAAGAATCGGAAGTGAAAAGTGTGCATTGGGATGAACTGGTAAATGAGGTGATTTGCTTTGGGTGGATTGACGGAAAAAGAACCAGACGCAACCATGAAAGTTTCTATCAATACATCTCGCCGCGAAATCCGAAAAGCCATTGGAGCAAAATAAATAAGGCAAAAGTTGAACGCCTGTTAAGTGAAAATAAAATTGCGCCCGCCGGTTTGGCCATGATTGAGCTGGCAAAAAAAACAGGCACCTGGAACGCGCTTGATAAAGTTGACGCACTTGAATTGCCCGATGATTTGCTGAACGCACTCAAGAAAAACAAAAAGGCAAACGAATATTTTCATGCCTTTCCGCCTTCTGCCAAAAAATTAATCTTGTGGTGGATCATGAATGCCAAACGCCCCGAAACCCGGCAGAAACGGATTGATGAAACAGTGACACTCGCCGAAAAGAATGTGCGGGCCAACCAGTATCAGGCGAAAGGGAAAATATAA
- a CDS encoding T9SS type A sorting domain-containing protein, whose product MMWKNYLLVAGLFLARLLDAQNAPFGIYLEPVQVPGLSGLQSYAFGTDNGKWLIIGGRLDGLHLRQPFAAFDVTGNNTQLLVVDPALQQQWAAPLISLPVSVQEQLSSTNMEFHQDGNYLYLIGGYGYNAATASRKTFDYLTAVDVPAVINAVINSTPFTSYFRQISDPLFAVTGGHLEKINSTYYLACGNRFDGNYNPMGNPTYTQVYTDAVRRFTLSDNGTTITITHLPALSDAANFHRRDYNAVAQILPDGSEGITVFSGVFQPTVNLPFLHSVTIDSAGYTANAAFQQHYNHYHCAALPVYSASANEMHMVFFGGIAQFYDSASVLVQDNNVPFVKTIARVTRDANGNLNEYKLPVDMPAYLGAGSEFIHAENLPVYPNHVIQLDNLQNDTTLAGYIFGGISSTAPNIFFTNNGSQSSASSQIYKVYILRNAPSGTDQLNTQSSGNLLMEVYPNPAAAGFSVKFSLHKPQQVGFKLFSADGRLIDATPATEYPAGNNQVNFGEDKLVRGGVYMLEMQTESGRVMRKVIVRR is encoded by the coding sequence GTGATGTGGAAAAATTATTTACTGGTGGCCGGGTTGTTTTTGGCGCGGTTGCTTGATGCACAAAACGCACCGTTTGGTATTTATCTTGAACCAGTGCAGGTGCCCGGTCTAAGCGGCCTGCAATCGTATGCCTTTGGAACAGATAACGGTAAATGGCTCATCATCGGCGGTCGTCTCGACGGGTTACATCTTCGCCAGCCGTTTGCTGCATTCGATGTGACGGGAAACAATACTCAGCTGCTGGTTGTGGATCCCGCACTGCAGCAACAATGGGCGGCACCGCTAATCTCACTGCCGGTTTCGGTTCAGGAGCAACTGAGTTCCACCAATATGGAATTTCATCAGGACGGAAATTACCTTTACCTGATTGGCGGCTATGGGTACAATGCCGCCACTGCCAGCCGTAAAACATTCGATTATTTAACTGCGGTGGATGTGCCGGCTGTGATTAACGCGGTAATCAATTCAACCCCGTTTACTTCTTATTTCCGGCAAATTTCCGATCCGCTCTTTGCGGTAACCGGCGGGCATCTCGAAAAAATAAATTCAACCTATTATTTAGCCTGCGGAAACCGTTTCGACGGAAACTACAACCCGATGGGCAACCCAACCTACACACAGGTGTACACCGATGCCGTGAGGCGGTTTACACTTTCCGACAACGGCACCACCATTACCATTACGCATTTACCCGCTCTGAGCGATGCGGCAAATTTTCACCGCCGCGATTACAACGCCGTAGCGCAGATTTTGCCCGACGGCTCGGAAGGAATCACTGTTTTTTCAGGTGTGTTTCAGCCCACGGTCAATCTGCCATTTCTGCACAGCGTAACCATTGACAGTGCGGGCTATACCGCCAACGCCGCTTTTCAGCAGCATTACAACCATTATCACTGTGCTGCATTGCCCGTGTATTCAGCCTCGGCCAATGAAATGCATATGGTGTTTTTTGGTGGTATTGCGCAGTTTTACGACAGTGCTTCGGTGCTGGTGCAGGACAACAATGTGCCTTTTGTGAAAACAATTGCCCGCGTTACGCGCGATGCAAACGGCAACCTGAATGAGTACAAACTGCCGGTTGACATGCCCGCCTACCTGGGCGCCGGCTCTGAATTTATTCATGCCGAAAACCTGCCGGTATATCCCAATCATGTCATTCAGCTTGATAACCTACAAAACGACACTACCCTTGCGGGCTATATTTTTGGCGGCATCAGCAGCACGGCTCCTAATATTTTCTTCACCAACAACGGCTCGCAAAGCAGCGCAAGCAGCCAGATTTATAAAGTGTACATACTACGCAACGCGCCATCGGGCACTGATCAGCTGAATACACAAAGCTCAGGCAATTTGCTGATGGAGGTTTATCCCAATCCCGCAGCGGCAGGTTTCAGCGTAAAATTCAGTTTACACAAACCGCAGCAGGTTGGCTTCAAACTATTCAGTGCCGACGGACGCCTGATTGACGCCACACCCGCCACCGAATATCCGGCAGGAAATAACCAGGTAAATTTTGGTGAAGACAAACTGGTGCGCGGCGGTGTTTATATGCTGGAAATGCAAACTGAATCGGGGCGGGTGATGCGCAAAGTAATTGTGCGCCGTTAA